Proteins from one Telopea speciosissima isolate NSW1024214 ecotype Mountain lineage chromosome 1, Tspe_v1, whole genome shotgun sequence genomic window:
- the LOC122645466 gene encoding two-component response regulator ORR3-like → MAESDVEFSASSSSGALIHVLAVDDCLVDRKVVEKLLKAAKFKVTIVESGKKAMEVLRLNEEKIESTVDDQKIDIILTDYCMPEMNGYDLLKAVKENNCLKSMPVVIMSSEHVPERISRCLDAGAEDFIQKPLRIRELQRLRNFVLPVTPTPVTGMKRKVPLDLLPESNTSERRPRLAGVAVA, encoded by the exons ATGGCTGAGTCCGACGTAGAGTTCTCTGCTTCTTCGTCTTCTGGTGCTCTCATTCATGTATTGGCCGTTGATGACTGCCTTGTGGACCGTAAAGTCGTCGAGAAGCTCCTTAAGGCTGCAAAGTTCAAGG TTACTATAGTTGAAAGTGGAAAGAAGGCAATGGAGGTTCTCCGGTTGAATGAAGAGAAGATTGAAAGTACTGTTGAT GACCAGAAGATTGACATTATTCTTACTGATTACTGTATGCCTGAGATGAATGGCTATGACCTCCTCAAGGCTGTCAAG GAGAACAACTGCCTGAAATCTATGCCAGTAGTCATAATGTCATCCGAGCACGTGCCAGAGAGAATTAGCAG GTGTCTTGATGCTGGAGCTGAGGATTTCATCCAGAAACCTCTTAGAATAAGAGAGTTGCAGAGATTACGAAACTTTGTATTGCCAGTGACACCTACTCCTGTAACAGGAATGAAGAGAAAGGTGCCACTTGATCTGCTGCCTGAGAGCAATACATCAGAAAGGCGACCCCGCCTTGCTGGAGTTGCGGTTGCATGA
- the LOC122639059 gene encoding 17.1 kDa class II heat shock protein-like, whose protein sequence is MDFRFMGLDNDMFKTIQHILDVADETEKPANAPSKTYVRDAKAMASTPADIKEYPNSYVFIIDMPGVKPTEITVQVEDNVLHVVGERKREEEEAEVKYVKMERRVGKFMRKFLLPENADTESISAFYQDGVLTVTVEKLPPPEPKKAKNIEVKIA, encoded by the coding sequence ATGGATTTCAGGTTCATGGGTCTTGACAATGATATGTTCAAAACCATCCAACACATACTGGATGTTGCAGACGAGACCGAGAAGCCCGCAAATGCTCCAAGTAAGACTTATGTCCGAGACGCCAAGGCCATGGCTTCCACTCCTGCGGATATCAAAGAGTACCCAAACTCTTACGTATTCATCATCGACATGCCAGGGGTGAAGCCTACCGAAATCACGGTGCAGGTGGAGGATAACGTTTTGCATGTTGTCGGAGAGAGAAAGCGcgaggaggaagaagcagaggTTAAGTATGTTAAGATGGAGCGCAGGGTAGGCAAGTTTATGAGGAAATTTTTGCTCCCTGAGAATGCTGACACGGAGTCCATCTCTGCCTTTTACCAAGACGGTGTTCTCACTGTCACTGTCGAGAAGCTGCCTCCGCCGGAGCCCAAGAAGGCCAAGAACATCGAAGTCAAGATCGCCTGA
- the LOC122644984 gene encoding putative B3 domain-containing protein Os03g0621600, translated as MGRPQMQPSFFKVLVGDFSKRLLIPPEFIKHFNRNLPGIFILRSPNGKLWPVRVKKFKDNWFFRRGWRQFVRYHRLKPAEFLIFRYNGDSKFRVTIFSKNACEKELPSSAKRRRRKNIDHENGNNHSHTKKEHISFSDGEDEPISESKKKILISEIVKEKSISHILKEVRGKKSLKSSKKGVAYGKMTSEFLENPYFLFFFFFFPFL; from the exons ATGGGTAGACCACAGATGCAACCTTCCTTCTTCAAAGTCCTCGTTGGTGATTTTTCTAAGCGACTG CTGATACCTCCAGAATTTATCAAGCATTTCAATAGGAATTTGCCAGGAATATTCATCCTTCGAAGTCCGAATGGAAAATTGTGGCCAGTGAGGGTGAAAAAGTTCAAGGATAATTGGTTTTTCCGAAGGGGTTGGCGGCAATTTGTGAGGTATCACCGTTTGAAACCTGCAGAATTCTTAATTTTCAGGTACAATGGCGATTCCAAGTTTAGGGTCactatattttctaaaaatgctTGCGAAAAGGAATTACCGTCATCAGctaagaggaggaggaggaagaacatTGACCATGAAAATGGAAATAATCATTCCCATACAAAGAAAGAACACATTTCCTTTTCTGATGGTGAAGATGAACCCATATcagaatcaaagaagaaaatactcATTTCCGAAATAGTGAAAGAAAAATCCATTTCTCACATATTGAAGGAAGTACGTGGGAAGAAGAGTCTCAAATCCTCAAAGAAAGGGGTTGCTTATGGTAAAATGACTAGTGAGTTCTTGGAGAACccatatttccttttttttttttttttttttccctttctctaa